In Methanobacterium paludis, the following proteins share a genomic window:
- a CDS encoding toprim domain-containing protein, with translation MDARNPIDVRIIVEGASDVEKVSRAMQNIALGAEYRITISSIIPTTNPEIAKKAVRGADILLIATDVDAPGRELADKFQKCLKKEVGHIERMKFPFGHDVEYIDPLIIRKEIKNAIVRAGLLSIANIQKYTEIEDELWRSKDKLRSFKQENEDLSVENQKLLSQNQEILDSNEKLENKLKIVEDEFQSAKNKHADMKNKYHILKNKKLFEAFPLKELWKEAFNEELIDEEQIYFISNEFKPEKIILGQGYIASHSKEDAVNWLKIIRTVLIFYDSKIDDLKEDFGDEKFSPNLLKQ, from the coding sequence ATGGATGCGAGAAATCCAATAGATGTTAGGATAATTGTGGAAGGCGCATCTGATGTGGAGAAAGTATCAAGGGCAATGCAGAATATAGCCCTTGGTGCGGAATACCGCATCACTATTTCTTCTATAATACCGACCACAAATCCTGAAATAGCAAAAAAAGCAGTTCGAGGTGCTGATATTCTGTTAATTGCAACGGATGTTGATGCACCAGGTAGAGAACTTGCAGATAAGTTTCAAAAATGTCTTAAAAAGGAAGTAGGACATATTGAACGAATGAAATTCCCATTTGGTCATGATGTAGAATACATTGACCCTTTGATTATAAGAAAAGAGATCAAAAATGCCATAGTAAGGGCAGGACTCCTTTCAATAGCAAATATACAGAAATACACTGAAATTGAAGACGAATTATGGAGATCAAAGGATAAATTAAGATCTTTTAAACAGGAAAACGAAGATCTCTCCGTTGAAAACCAGAAGTTATTATCTCAAAATCAGGAAATCTTGGATTCAAACGAGAAACTCGAAAACAAACTTAAAATCGTTGAAGACGAGTTCCAAAGTGCAAAAAATAAGCACGCAGATATGAAGAACAAATATCATATCCTCAAGAATAAAAAGTTATTTGAAGCATTTCCATTGAAAGAACTGTGGAAAGAAGCTTTTAATGAAGAATTAATTGATGAAGAACAAATTTATTTTATATCAAATGAATTTAAACCTGAAAAAATTATTTTAGGTCAGGGTTACATTGCATCACATTCAAAGGAAGATGCAGTAAATTGGTTGAAGATAATTAGGACTGTTCTAATTTTTTATGATTCTAAAATTGACGATTTAAAAGAAGATTTTGGTGATGAAAAGTTCAGCCCCAACTTACTCAAACAATAA
- the purF gene encoding amidophosphoribosyltransferase yields the protein MRDKCGIVGAYSHKQSNNTSRQIYYGLYALQHRGQESAGISVYNGEKMSTYRGMGLVCDVFNNGNMDGLDGYVGIGHVRYSTTGRSEIENSQPFFSEFESGTIAIAHNGDIINSMELRNELELLGYKFKSTTDSEVICHLLTMEYSKTGDIVESIQKVSKRLIGSYSLVILINDDLIVVRDPIGIKPLAMGNMDGMTLVASETVAFDVVGAKYVRDIEPGEILLINDEIKSYKMVRDEKIPRAHCMFEYVYFARPDSILDGRSVYNVRLNIGKALAKEFPVDADVVMPVPDSAITAAIGYSRESGLPYGEGLIKNRYIGRTFIMPTQSERETSVRLKMNPIKSELEGKRIVLVDDSIVRGTTSKSLVNVLRETGVKEIHLRVGCPPIVSPCYYGIAMATKKELIASDKEVEEIRKTLGVDSLGYLDKASLVKCIGLEREELCMGCLTGEYPTSLPKNIQEYEANRC from the coding sequence TTGCGAGATAAATGTGGCATTGTAGGAGCTTACTCTCATAAACAATCTAATAATACCTCAAGACAGATATATTACGGATTATACGCGTTACAACACAGAGGACAGGAGTCTGCAGGCATATCTGTTTATAATGGCGAGAAAATGAGTACCTATCGAGGTATGGGGCTTGTATGTGATGTTTTCAATAATGGAAATATGGATGGGCTCGATGGTTACGTTGGTATTGGCCATGTACGGTACTCAACCACTGGCAGATCAGAAATAGAAAATTCGCAGCCGTTTTTCAGTGAATTTGAATCTGGAACAATTGCAATCGCCCATAACGGCGATATCATAAATTCCATGGAGCTTCGAAATGAACTGGAACTTTTAGGCTACAAATTTAAGTCAACAACCGATTCAGAAGTTATTTGCCATCTTTTAACAATGGAATACTCCAAGACAGGTGACATTGTTGAGTCCATTCAAAAGGTTTCAAAAAGACTCATAGGCTCTTATTCTCTCGTTATACTTATAAACGATGATCTTATTGTTGTCAGGGATCCCATAGGAATAAAACCACTTGCCATGGGAAACATGGATGGTATGACGCTTGTAGCCTCAGAAACAGTTGCTTTTGATGTTGTAGGTGCAAAGTACGTTCGTGATATTGAACCCGGCGAAATTCTTCTTATAAATGATGAAATAAAAAGTTATAAAATGGTCAGGGATGAAAAGATCCCTCGTGCTCATTGTATGTTTGAATATGTTTATTTTGCACGTCCTGACAGTATATTAGACGGCAGATCAGTTTACAACGTGCGTTTAAATATTGGAAAAGCTCTGGCAAAGGAGTTTCCAGTTGATGCAGACGTTGTCATGCCTGTTCCAGACTCTGCAATAACCGCTGCAATAGGTTATTCAAGAGAATCAGGATTGCCTTACGGTGAAGGACTTATAAAGAACCGTTACATAGGCAGAACTTTTATAATGCCAACTCAATCAGAGAGAGAAACATCTGTCCGGCTTAAAATGAACCCTATAAAATCTGAACTTGAAGGTAAACGAATAGTACTTGTGGATGACAGTATAGTTAGGGGAACAACTTCAAAATCACTTGTAAATGTTCTTAGAGAAACAGGAGTTAAGGAGATACATCTTAGGGTAGGATGTCCACCGATTGTTTCGCCCTGTTACTATGGAATAGCCATGGCAACCAAGAAGGAGCTTATAGCATCGGACAAGGAAGTTGAAGAGATAAGGAAAACCCTTGGTGTTGATTCGTTGGGTTATCTTGATAAAGCTTCTCTTGTAAAATGTATAGGCCTTGAAAGGGAAGAACTCTGCATGGGATGCCTCACAGGTGAATATCCAACGTCGCTTCCAAAAAATATCCAAGAATACGAGGCTAACCGTTGTTGA
- a CDS encoding peptidase U32 family protein, with amino-acid sequence MKMVVKIVELLAPARDMAALNAAIKNGADSIYVGVEGYNMRANAANFAVDDLKKAVKRCHDSDVKLYVCTNTIMDDSQIEDLKNLMPTFYSCGVDAVIASDLGALSIAVENDLDVHMSVQSNVSNLESLKVLERLGVKRAVLSRELSLSQIKNIAGNTNLEVEVFVHGAMCVAVSGRCFLSSYLYDKSANCGECLQPCRKEWKLVSEDGEDFELAKLDVVDEVFEGNIVDSRNILDSNKDKTHILSPKDICMVENIPELIEAGINAFKIEGRARPADYVATVTGVYREAIDTYMSGLWELNKRERTERWFKELRKVFNRGFDTGFYFKTPNETSEYNQSTHIKKDVGSVVNYYSKVFAAEIRLWEDLECGDEIIIQGPTTGSLIQKIESMQIDGKNIQKGFKGQNVAILVKDKVRPNDSVYKRDKR; translated from the coding sequence ATGAAAATGGTGGTAAAAATCGTTGAACTACTCGCACCTGCAAGGGATATGGCGGCACTGAACGCAGCCATTAAAAATGGAGCAGACTCAATCTATGTTGGAGTTGAAGGGTACAACATGCGTGCCAATGCAGCCAATTTTGCAGTTGATGATCTCAAAAAAGCTGTAAAACGTTGCCATGATAGTGATGTCAAGCTGTACGTCTGTACCAACACCATAATGGATGACAGCCAGATAGAAGACCTTAAAAATCTCATGCCCACTTTCTATTCTTGTGGTGTGGATGCGGTAATAGCTTCTGACCTTGGGGCCCTTAGTATCGCAGTAGAAAATGATTTAGATGTCCATATGAGTGTTCAATCAAATGTATCCAATTTAGAATCTTTAAAGGTTCTTGAAAGGTTAGGGGTTAAGCGTGCAGTTCTTTCAAGGGAGCTTTCACTTTCGCAGATCAAAAATATCGCTGGGAACACCAATCTGGAGGTTGAGGTGTTTGTGCACGGTGCAATGTGTGTTGCTGTTTCTGGAAGGTGTTTTTTAAGCTCATACCTTTACGATAAAAGTGCAAACTGTGGAGAATGTTTGCAACCTTGCAGGAAAGAATGGAAACTGGTATCTGAAGATGGAGAAGATTTCGAGTTAGCAAAGCTTGACGTTGTTGACGAGGTTTTTGAGGGGAATATTGTGGATTCAAGAAATATTTTGGATTCAAATAAGGATAAAACCCATATACTCAGCCCAAAAGACATCTGTATGGTAGAAAACATACCTGAACTGATTGAAGCAGGAATTAATGCTTTTAAAATAGAAGGAAGGGCAAGGCCTGCAGATTACGTTGCAACTGTTACAGGGGTTTACAGAGAAGCCATCGATACTTACATGTCAGGGTTGTGGGAACTCAATAAAAGAGAGCGCACTGAAAGATGGTTTAAAGAACTTCGAAAGGTTTTCAACAGGGGTTTTGACACGGGTTTCTACTTCAAAACACCCAATGAAACCAGTGAATATAATCAGTCAACCCATATAAAGAAAGATGTAGGGTCTGTCGTTAATTATTACAGCAAGGTCTTTGCAGCAGAAATAAGATTATGGGAAGACCTTGAATGTGGGGATGAAATCATTATCCAGGGCCCAACAACTGGTTCACTCATCCAGAAGATTGAATCTATGCAGATCGATGGTAAAAATATTCAAAAAGGGTTTAAAGGTCAGAATGTGGCTATATTAGTTAAGGATAAAGTTCGACCAAATGATTCTGTTTATAAGAGAGATAAAAGGTAG
- a CDS encoding MATE family efflux transporter, which translates to MQKNEPSKPNQNSPPGDDKTEGVTLITGDPKRAIIKLSGPMIVSMILMTLYNLVNAIWVAGLGGDALAAVGFVTPLFMILIGLSNGLGAGAGSAIARYIGADNKTCANNAAMHTLIITVAISIVLTVLLLVFLKPILMLLGAGSTIDLAVQFGQVTFGGTILMLFTGAAYGVLRAEGDAKRTMYAMAVSSVLNMILDPILIYWAGWGISGAAWGTVISMALVSVVILYWFFVKKDTYVSFSFKDFVPDRKVTKNILNVGLPASAEFFAMSVVAGVLNGILVIVAGTDAVAVYSAGWRVVMMATMPIIAIGTATITVAGVSYGSRRYENISIAHKYSIKVGLIIAAITSVLTFIFAPYIAMIFAYTPQSAPLAPTIAAFLQVMCFFYIFMPPGVMSGSVFQGVGKGMTSLTLTLLRNLAFIVVFAYILAITFGLGQQGVWWGIVAGDIAGSAVAYTWAHTYISRLRRSLDPN; encoded by the coding sequence ATGCAAAAAAACGAACCATCAAAACCAAATCAAAATTCTCCGCCAGGAGATGACAAAACAGAGGGAGTCACTCTGATCACAGGAGACCCAAAAAGAGCCATAATTAAACTTTCAGGCCCGATGATCGTTTCAATGATCCTCATGACCCTTTACAACCTGGTCAATGCGATTTGGGTTGCAGGTCTTGGTGGAGATGCCCTTGCAGCAGTGGGATTTGTAACACCACTATTTATGATACTCATTGGACTCAGCAACGGTTTGGGTGCAGGTGCCGGATCTGCAATAGCACGTTACATAGGTGCAGATAACAAGACGTGTGCAAACAACGCTGCAATGCATACATTAATCATCACCGTAGCTATTTCCATTGTTCTAACTGTGTTGCTGCTCGTGTTCCTAAAACCAATACTTATGCTTCTGGGTGCAGGAAGCACCATAGACCTTGCAGTTCAGTTTGGACAGGTAACCTTCGGAGGAACCATCTTGATGCTTTTCACAGGTGCAGCTTACGGTGTGCTCCGTGCGGAGGGAGATGCTAAAAGGACCATGTATGCAATGGCAGTATCATCAGTTCTTAACATGATCCTAGATCCCATACTCATTTACTGGGCAGGTTGGGGTATTTCAGGAGCTGCATGGGGTACTGTTATATCAATGGCCTTGGTTTCTGTTGTCATACTTTACTGGTTCTTCGTGAAGAAGGATACATACGTTTCATTCTCGTTTAAGGACTTCGTACCTGATCGAAAAGTCACGAAAAACATTTTAAATGTTGGTCTGCCTGCAAGCGCCGAGTTTTTTGCAATGTCAGTAGTCGCAGGTGTTCTTAACGGTATCCTTGTCATAGTTGCAGGAACAGATGCAGTTGCAGTGTACTCTGCAGGATGGAGGGTTGTGATGATGGCCACCATGCCAATAATAGCCATTGGAACAGCTACAATCACAGTTGCAGGAGTATCATATGGATCCAGAAGATATGAAAACATTTCCATAGCACATAAATACTCGATAAAGGTTGGACTCATCATCGCAGCCATCACCAGTGTTTTAACCTTCATATTCGCACCTTACATTGCCATGATATTCGCTTACACCCCCCAAAGTGCACCACTGGCCCCCACCATTGCTGCATTCCTCCAGGTTATGTGTTTCTTCTACATCTTCATGCCACCTGGAGTGATGTCTGGTTCAGTCTTCCAGGGCGTTGGTAAAGGAATGACCTCCCTCACACTAACCTTGCTTAGGAACCTGGCTTTCATTGTTGTGTTTGCTTACATCCTAGCAATAACCTTTGGTTTAGGGCAACAGGGAGTATGGTGGGGAATCGTTGCTGGAGACATTGCAGGAAGTGCGGTTGCTTACACATGGGCACACACCTACATCAGCAGATTAAGGCGTAGTCTAGACCCTAATTAA
- a CDS encoding MarR family winged helix-turn-helix transcriptional regulator — protein sequence MKLDIPLEGLLSVITRNHFIYINRETKDLNLTGGQLPCLILLSHKQGVTQDYIARKFHIDKGTIARAVKKLEDKGFISRTLDPENRRKYLIFLTEKGEQTVPKIRGIERKWEKVVCEGLSDKEHSQLLEFLNVLAKNSIEKI from the coding sequence ATGAAATTAGACATTCCCCTTGAGGGACTCTTATCAGTTATCACTCGAAACCATTTTATTTACATTAACAGAGAAACAAAAGATTTAAACCTTACAGGGGGTCAATTACCCTGTTTAATATTACTTTCACACAAACAAGGAGTTACTCAAGACTACATTGCAAGGAAATTTCACATAGACAAAGGAACCATTGCTCGCGCAGTGAAGAAACTGGAGGACAAAGGGTTTATAAGTCGTACCCTCGACCCTGAAAACCGTCGTAAATACCTCATTTTTTTAACAGAAAAAGGAGAACAAACTGTGCCCAAAATCAGAGGTATCGAAAGGAAATGGGAAAAGGTGGTATGTGAAGGACTTTCAGACAAGGAACATTCTCAGTTACTGGAATTCTTGAATGTACTTGCAAAAAATAGCATTGAAAAAATTTAA
- a CDS encoding MFS transporter: MMVPLNASIVNVSIPTISSFFNIGIGTAEWVLTVYFITFLGLVLFFARFGDFYGHERLFFMGLVGFVISSFLCSLAPSIMALIIFRGLQGVTAAMILSVSMVIIERSFPIRYFGKAFGFYSVAIAAGLAFGPVIGGIMDGLIGWRAIFLVNLPIGIIDFIICYFTLRPGKRIEVKWDIPGTLLEFVALFLTIYTLSLVGDANYGQAVVTGILAVISAILFAYIELHADKPLLNLRLFKNKIFSAFNVTLHFNYICVYGILFAMPYYLQKVLYLDPLTTGLVLTASPLMMMVMAPVSGAVSDRFGSVPPIIISSVICSISMLSLTQLTPASTPEDVFLRLAVFGIGTALFQAPVNKILMSVFPSGTAGTASGVIATVRDMGMVFAVCYAGLLITSAIPSDLLLQSQLFAGAAQQLTTGIHRVVIFGAILSASIALIALVGIKNKKKSVLEYEHKAVNRTLTFKKRLEGK, encoded by the coding sequence ATGATGGTTCCATTGAATGCCAGTATTGTAAATGTTTCCATTCCAACGATATCCAGTTTTTTTAATATTGGCATTGGTACTGCAGAATGGGTTTTAACAGTATACTTCATTACTTTTCTAGGATTAGTGCTATTTTTTGCACGATTCGGAGATTTCTACGGTCATGAACGTTTATTCTTTATGGGCCTGGTTGGATTTGTGATCTCATCTTTTCTGTGCAGTTTAGCTCCGTCAATCATGGCTTTAATCATATTCAGAGGATTGCAGGGAGTTACAGCGGCCATGATACTGTCTGTATCCATGGTTATCATCGAAAGATCATTTCCAATACGTTATTTTGGTAAAGCATTTGGTTTTTACTCTGTAGCTATTGCAGCAGGTCTTGCATTTGGTCCTGTAATAGGTGGAATTATGGACGGCCTGATAGGTTGGAGAGCAATATTTCTGGTGAATTTACCAATAGGAATCATTGATTTTATTATATGTTACTTTACTTTAAGGCCTGGAAAACGAATCGAAGTTAAATGGGACATACCTGGAACTTTACTGGAGTTTGTTGCGCTGTTCTTAACGATCTATACATTAAGCCTTGTAGGTGATGCTAACTATGGTCAGGCTGTTGTCACAGGAATTTTAGCAGTGATCTCAGCCATATTATTTGCCTACATTGAGTTACATGCAGATAAACCTCTGCTTAACCTAAGATTATTTAAAAACAAGATATTTTCGGCTTTTAACGTCACTTTACACTTCAACTACATTTGTGTTTATGGTATCCTGTTTGCAATGCCTTATTACCTGCAAAAAGTTTTGTACTTGGACCCTCTCACAACAGGATTAGTTTTAACGGCTTCACCTCTTATGATGATGGTCATGGCACCGGTAAGTGGTGCAGTATCAGATAGATTTGGTTCAGTGCCGCCCATAATCATTAGTTCGGTGATATGTTCCATTTCAATGCTTTCATTGACGCAGTTAACCCCTGCGTCCACACCTGAAGATGTTTTTTTGCGTTTAGCAGTGTTTGGCATCGGTACGGCCCTGTTCCAGGCACCTGTAAACAAAATTTTGATGTCTGTGTTCCCGTCTGGAACTGCTGGAACTGCTTCTGGGGTTATAGCCACTGTAAGAGATATGGGAATGGTTTTTGCAGTGTGTTATGCGGGCCTTCTCATCACCTCAGCCATACCATCAGACCTTCTACTGCAGAGCCAGCTCTTTGCAGGTGCGGCTCAGCAGCTCACAACAGGTATACACAGAGTTGTAATCTTTGGGGCAATTTTAAGTGCTTCAATAGCTTTAATAGCACTTGTAGGCATTAAAAACAAGAAAAAATCCGTTTTGGAATATGAACATAAAGCAGTAAATAGGACATTGACATTTAAAAAGAGACTTGAGGGTAAATGA
- a CDS encoding phytoene desaturase family protein codes for MDNFNFINFIGDIIKKYDVVVVGSGISGLLTALALSKEGKSVLILEKSDYIGGVCHSYEVEGYRLDTGPHAITRLENGPFKELMDKYFDVVPQFVPFGKYYVRIGSEIKPFPWNVNAWLKFGLIPKTDRLLLMKSLFNTLYMINTGNNLSNTPLSELLPSNISITGKRFMNWLCYFTVGTSIENTSLSRFIDNKTNKRDSVGYVGKLYDLFISEGATDQGYPKGGLQSIIRSITASFPNKKVEIRVNEEVTNIECNERVERVVTKENVYECDSVIYSGFASDLPNLVDNLPVDYAENLLSIEKINSLTVWMGLTKKIFKNYGSQMWIDSDPFAWVVPTSNYDPALAPRGNQLVGFAFILPEKYNVSKMRKKAFNSIVEIQPDIEGHIDMIHYQDLIPEKASWSINSGFGDVKTPIKNLYCVGTDTEKRSAGVSRAAYSVLRCLNLMKHDGNL; via the coding sequence TTGGATAATTTCAATTTTATTAATTTTATAGGTGATATTATTAAGAAGTACGATGTTGTGGTGGTGGGGTCTGGAATCAGTGGTTTATTAACGGCTTTAGCACTCTCAAAGGAAGGTAAATCTGTATTGATTTTGGAAAAATCGGATTACATCGGTGGTGTTTGCCATTCTTATGAAGTTGAGGGCTACCGTTTGGATACGGGTCCACACGCCATAACTCGACTTGAAAACGGGCCTTTTAAAGAATTAATGGATAAATATTTTGATGTTGTTCCCCAATTTGTCCCATTTGGAAAGTACTACGTTAGGATAGGTAGCGAAATAAAGCCATTTCCATGGAACGTTAATGCGTGGCTAAAATTTGGCTTAATCCCTAAAACTGATAGGCTGTTGCTGATGAAATCATTATTCAACACCCTTTACATGATAAATACAGGTAATAATCTATCCAACACCCCCTTATCTGAACTTCTACCCTCAAATATTTCAATTACCGGCAAAAGGTTTATGAATTGGCTTTGTTATTTCACAGTTGGTACTTCCATAGAAAACACATCCCTTTCAAGATTTATAGATAACAAAACTAACAAAAGAGATTCAGTGGGTTACGTTGGAAAATTATACGACCTTTTCATATCAGAGGGTGCTACAGATCAAGGATACCCTAAAGGCGGTCTTCAATCTATAATCCGTTCTATTACTGCATCGTTTCCCAATAAAAAAGTTGAAATCAGGGTTAATGAAGAAGTAACAAATATAGAATGTAATGAAAGAGTTGAAAGGGTAGTTACTAAAGAAAACGTTTATGAATGTGATTCAGTGATTTACTCGGGATTTGCCTCAGATCTACCCAATTTAGTTGACAATTTACCTGTAGATTATGCTGAAAATTTGCTTTCAATTGAGAAGATCAATTCTTTAACCGTATGGATGGGACTGACCAAAAAAATATTTAAAAATTACGGTTCACAGATGTGGATAGATTCAGATCCATTTGCATGGGTTGTTCCAACCTCAAACTACGATCCTGCATTAGCACCCAGAGGAAATCAACTTGTAGGTTTTGCATTTATTTTACCTGAAAAATATAATGTATCAAAGATGAGAAAAAAGGCATTTAATTCCATAGTTGAGATTCAACCAGATATTGAAGGGCACATAGATATGATACATTATCAGGACTTAATTCCAGAAAAGGCATCGTGGAGTATTAATTCAGGTTTTGGGGATGTTAAAACACCGATAAAGAACCTGTACTGTGTCGGAACTGACACAGAAAAGAGAAGTGCGGGTGTTAGCAGAGCTGCTTACTCTGTTTTAAGATGTTTAAATCTTATGAAACACGATGGAAACTTATGA
- a CDS encoding universal stress protein, translating into MYEKVLIASMGKYVDELGAHTLELFGDREIEIIGVYVVETSTPFLTPTRVKEMMVKELRTRGNEVLFKLEKKLQKPNIKFKRVLVEGDPADEIIKVAENEKVNMLIMGSGKSKIDKHLLGSVTEKVVHSAPCTVLLIKTTP; encoded by the coding sequence ATGTATGAAAAAGTTTTAATTGCAAGTATGGGTAAATACGTGGACGAACTTGGGGCACATACCCTGGAACTTTTCGGGGATCGGGAAATAGAAATCATTGGTGTGTATGTGGTTGAAACTTCCACACCATTTCTAACACCCACCAGAGTAAAGGAAATGATGGTCAAAGAATTGAGAACAAGGGGTAATGAAGTACTGTTTAAATTAGAGAAAAAACTTCAAAAACCTAACATAAAATTTAAGAGAGTTTTGGTAGAAGGGGATCCTGCAGATGAAATAATAAAAGTGGCAGAAAATGAAAAGGTAAATATGCTCATAATGGGTTCAGGTAAAAGCAAAATTGACAAGCATCTCCTTGGAAGCGTCACAGAAAAGGTAGTTCATTCTGCCCCCTGTACAGTGCTCCTTATAAAAACAACCCCCTAA
- a CDS encoding calcium/sodium antiporter, which translates to MNMVIVYVLALIASLFLVIKTADVFVDNLVEIGEAKGISQIILGVTASAVGTSLPEFGSAIIAILSGTPDIGVGVVIGSNIWNIAGILGISAFVAGVIETNKEELRRDGIMTLITALILMFFMIFMTKLNAAVGIIMIAAYCVYLWFLIKKQKEHSLEQKNNAENAENENLKIEDEVENRDENEIKEGIKKEHNLKRNYIMGLVGIAGLVIGCKIMVWSGVGIAEIMNIPQMIIGLFALAIGTSAPELVVTLSSAMKRLHSLSMGTILGSNIFNILIGIGVPSLFMAIPIERLSVTFDAPVMIFVTSLLLIMASRKKKLTRWAGLVLMLVYIAYITIRIYISV; encoded by the coding sequence ATGAATATGGTGATCGTGTATGTTCTTGCATTAATTGCCTCACTGTTTTTAGTAATAAAAACAGCAGACGTATTTGTAGACAATTTAGTGGAAATAGGAGAAGCTAAGGGAATATCCCAAATTATTTTAGGAGTCACTGCTTCAGCCGTTGGAACGTCTCTTCCTGAGTTTGGCTCTGCCATTATAGCTATTTTAAGTGGTACCCCTGATATTGGGGTTGGTGTGGTTATAGGATCCAACATCTGGAACATAGCGGGTATTCTAGGTATTTCTGCATTTGTGGCAGGAGTTATAGAAACAAACAAAGAGGAGCTTAGAAGGGACGGCATTATGACCCTTATAACTGCTCTTATCCTCATGTTCTTCATGATCTTTATGACTAAACTCAATGCAGCAGTCGGAATCATTATGATAGCGGCTTACTGCGTCTACCTCTGGTTTTTAATAAAAAAACAAAAAGAACACAGTCTAGAACAAAAAAATAATGCAGAAAACGCTGAGAATGAAAACCTCAAAATAGAAGATGAAGTTGAAAACAGAGATGAAAATGAGATTAAAGAGGGAATTAAAAAAGAGCACAACCTGAAAAGAAATTATATTATGGGACTTGTTGGAATTGCTGGTCTGGTGATTGGCTGCAAAATCATGGTCTGGAGTGGAGTTGGAATTGCAGAGATCATGAACATACCCCAGATGATAATCGGACTTTTTGCCCTGGCAATTGGAACCAGCGCCCCAGAACTTGTGGTAACATTAAGCTCCGCCATGAAAAGACTTCACAGTCTTTCAATGGGAACGATACTTGGAAGTAACATCTTCAACATACTCATAGGTATAGGTGTTCCATCACTCTTCATGGCAATTCCAATTGAAAGGCTTTCTGTGACCTTTGATGCGCCTGTGATGATTTTCGTAACATCCCTACTGCTTATCATGGCTTCAAGAAAGAAAAAACTAACCCGATGGGCGGGTTTGGTTCTAATGTTGGTTTATATTGCATACATAACTATAAGAATCTATATTTCGGTGTGA
- a CDS encoding LysE family transporter yields the protein MLGLFFLILNSLTLNKKLRDYESIKTKGLTENIDLKEARSFAKGVMVNFLNPQPYLFWITVGGSIIITAYNQNIFSPLWFILGFYVCLIGSKIVMAVVTGKSRSFLTGKLYINIMRFMGLLLLILAFYLTLNGLKLLIPWNIMT from the coding sequence ATCCTAGGTCTATTTTTTTTAATCTTAAATAGTTTAACTTTAAATAAGAAATTAAGAGATTATGAAAGCATAAAAACTAAAGGTTTAACAGAAAACATTGATTTAAAAGAAGCAAGATCATTTGCAAAAGGAGTGATGGTCAATTTTTTAAATCCACAACCCTATCTCTTCTGGATAACTGTTGGTGGGTCTATAATAATTACCGCTTACAATCAAAACATTTTTAGTCCTCTCTGGTTTATCTTAGGTTTCTACGTCTGCCTTATAGGATCTAAGATTGTGATGGCAGTTGTTACTGGAAAGTCCCGCAGCTTCCTGACAGGAAAACTGTATATTAATATAATGAGGTTTATGGGTTTATTATTATTGATATTGGCATTTTATTTAACTTTAAACGGCCTTAAATTGTTAATTCCATGGAATATAATGACTTAA